GATTACGTTGTCACCGCACTCGATGTTGGGTGAGTAGCTGGGCTTGTTCTTGCCGCGGAGAATGAGGGCGATTGTGGCGCAGAGACGACCAAGTACCTGGTCGGTTGCATCGATTACAACCCACTTGTGCTCAACGTTCTGTGCGTTGGGTGTGAGGGTCTTGTAGCTTAAAGTATCCACGTTTTAATGCTTAATTAATAGATAGTTACTGTTTCGACTCGGGTCCGCCTCCGCTCGGCCAAAAGCTCGGGCTTGCCTTGTCAGGGGTTATTAATTGGACATAATCGGACTGCAAAGGTAGTGATTTCCTTTGTATTATCCATGGCTTGTTAACTATTATTAACACTGACCGGGGCTCTCCCTGTATTGATTCTGTTGTGGAGTCGGCTTTTTGGCTGTAGTTGTTCAGAAAAAATTATTCTTCACATTTTGTGCTTTATCTTACGATTTATCACCTTTTTTGACATTTCGATCGTGGACTTGGTTTGAATTATAAACCAAATGCGTGATAATCCGTCCGTTGTGTTGTGGGGATGATGATTAAGATTTTTTTTGCGGATGTGGAATTTTTACATACTTTTGTGCCAAATTTAATAATTCTCATTATGGTCCTTTCAGGAAAAAAACTGTGGATGTCGGCTCGCGACTATGTAATGATAGTTGTGGCGATCTTTATTTTCGGTTTCGGCTTTTCTGCTTTCATCCTTCCGGAGAAGGTGGTGATCGGAGGCGTGACCGGAGTCGGAACCATCGCTTATCTTCTCACCGGTAAGACTTATATGATCGGTCTGACGCAATATGCCATAAACCTTGTCCTTCTCGGTATCGCTTATTTTGTGGTGGGGAAGCAGTTTGTGGTGAAGACCATCTTCGGGGCGACAGTGATTTCGCTTGTGGTCACGATTATGCCACCGTTGTTTGATGGTCCGCTTGTGCCGGGACAGCCGTTCATGAATGTCTGTATCGGAGGTATATTCACCGGGATTGCGCTTGGGCTTGTGTTCGTGCATAACGGCAGCACCGGCGGGACGGATATTGTGGCGGCGATTGTTGCTAAGCGCACCAATGTGACCATAGGCAGGACAATGCTTTTTGTTGACTTTGCGATAATATCGTCGTCCTTTCTTCTCACACATGAAATCGCCAAGGTGCTGTATGGCTTTGTGGTTCTTATCATCACCTCTTATATGGTGGACCTTGTGATCAACACCAACCGTCAGGCGGTGCAGTTTCTTATCATCTCGCCTAACTGGGAGCGTATAGCCACTGCTGTGAATCTTCACGCGCGCAGAGGTGTGACGGTTATGGACGGCATGGGATGGTACACGAAGCATTCTGTGAAGATCCTTCTCATCGTGTGCCGCAAGATAGAGTCGGTGACCATATTCCGTATAGTGAAGAGCATTGATCCTACGGCGTTCATTTCACAGGCGAATGTCAATGGTGTGTATGGTCAGGGCTTCGATGAATTGAAGTTCAAGCGTGATCTTAAGCTCCAGGAGCAGCTTGAGCGTGACAGTGAGGAGGCTGCGCGGATGTCGTAGTAGGCGGACGTGTTCAGACATAAAAAGCCATCGGGCAGATGCGGATTTTCGCGGCTGCCCGATGGCTTTTTCTGTCTATTGTGATGGTTGCTGTTATTTCAGCACTCCATGTTTCTTGAATGTGCGTGTTATGGTCTCAAGAGCGCGGTCCACTTGCTCCACGGAGTGGGTTGCCATGAGGCTGAAGCGGATGAGTGTGTCGGTGGGGGCCACGGCGGGTGATACTACCGGGTTCACGAAGATGCCCTCGTCGAGTAGGTCGCGTGTGATGGCAAATGTCTTGAAGTCATCACGTATGAAAAGCGGGATGATGGGGGTTGATGTGTTGCCGATCTCAAATCCTGCCTGGCGGAATCCGTCGAGAGCATGGTTGGTTAGCTTCCACAGGTTCTCCTGACGCTCGGGCTCTGCCTGCATGATTTCGAGAGCCTTTAGGGCTGCTGCGGTGGATGCAGGTGTGATGCTGGCTGTGAAGATGTAAGAGCGGGAGTGGTGGCGCAGGAAGTTGGTTATTTCCTTGTTGGTCGCAATGAAGCCTCCGAGTGATGCGAACGATTTGGAGAATGTTCCCATTATGAGGTCAACGTCGTCGGCGACACCTTGCTCATGGCACACGCCGCGACCGCCGGGGCCGAACACTCCGATGCCGTGTGCCTCGTCAATCATCACGCTTGCATTATACTGCTTTGCGAGGCGCACAATTTCTTTGACATTGGCTACATCGCCCTCCATGGAGAACACGCTGTCGCTGACAATTAGCTTCACTTTGTCTGGGTCGCATTTCTTGAGCTGTTTCTCAAGCGACTCCATGTCGTTGTGCCTGTATTTGAGCTTTTGGCTGAATGACAGTCTGTGTCCTTCAATTATCGATGCGTGATCTTGTTCATCCCAAAGTATGTAGTCCTCGCGGCCGGTGAGTGTTGACACCACGCCGAGGTTCACTTCAAATCCGGTAGAATAGACCATTACGTCCTCCTTGCCGGTGTATTCGGCGAGCTTGGCTTCAAGTTCCTTATGGATGTCGAGTGTGCCGTTAAGGAATGGCGATCCTGCGCATCCGGTGCCGTATTTGCGTGTGGCGGCTATGGCTGCTTCCTTTATGCGGGGGTCGTTGACGAGTCCGGTGTAGCAGTTTGAGCCGAACATCAGCACTTTTTTTCCATTCATTATCACCTCAGGGTCCTGTTCGCTCGATATGGCCCTGAAGTATGGGTACACACCTGCGGCTTGAGCTTCCTGTGGGGCGGTGTACTTGCTGAGTTTCTCTTGGAGTAAATTCATCGTTGATTCCTGTGACAATATGGTAGCGCGACGCGGTTTGGCTTTACCACTCTGCGCGTTTAGCAGGGGGCAAAGTTAGAAATTTTTTCACATTTTTTGTCGGTTTGTGCCATATTTTATGTGTTAATTTATTGAAACGGGGCTTCGTTGCAGGGTGTTTGAGCCGGTTTGAGCCTCTTTTTTTATTGAGCAGGGAGCAAGGTAGGTGGTTTTTTATTACCTTTGTATAAAATTTTGAAGCTATGGAAAATCCTAATGTTTCCGGGCAGGACGCCCCAGTGAAGCGCACTGTGCTCGATTACGACGACATAGTAAAGATGGCGCCTTTTTTCAAGGGCAAACGCTGGCTCGTGGAGCGCGTAATGAAGATGCTTGACATTGATAAGGTCAATTGGATTCATGATCATAATTTTGACACTCCGGGTCCGCGGTTCTGTCGCGGCCTGCTTAACGATCTTGACATAAAGCTTAGGATCGACAATGAGCAGCTCCTCGACAATCTGCCCGAGGGGCCGTTCATAACTGTGAGCAATCATCCTTTCGGGGCTTTGGACGGTATCACGCTTATAGATATCGTCGGTAGCCGCCGTCCGGAATACAAGGTTATGGTCAATATGATACTAAACCATATCACGGCGATGCGCCCTAATTTCATGGCCGTCGATCAGGCTGCAAGCGATGACCCCGCCAAGAAGGCGGTGTCGATGCGCGGCATAAAGGAGGCAATGATGCAGGTGCGCAAAGGGCATCCTATCGGCTTCTTCCCCGCCGGTGCAGTAGGCAACTATAACAGGCACCTCCGTTTCGAGGACCGAGAGTGGCAGCCGGTGGTGATACGCCTTATCCAGCAGCTCGGAGTGCCGGTTATTCCGATTTTCTTTCATGGGCTGAACAGCTGGTGGTTCCGTGCGCTCGGGGTGATAAGCTGGCAGTTGCGTACGTTGCGGCTTCCCGCAGAGGTGTTCCGCCGCAAGGGTGACACTCTGCATATCTCGGTCGGTGACATTATAACTCCGGAGGAGATCAAGGCTCATTCCGGTTCGGTGTCTGAACTTGGGGAGTGGCTAAAAGCCAGGACTTATGAGCTGAAAAAACTGAAATGATGGAGCTGGAGCATCTTGATTATCCCCCTCAGGTGGTTCAGGCCAAGCAGCGTTTTGGCATAATAGGGAATTCTCCTGCGCTGATGGAGTCTGTGGCTCGTGCAGTCCAGGTGGCTCCTATTGATCTGTCGGTGCTTGTCACAGGTGAGAGCGGAAGCGGAAAAGAGTTTTTCCCGAAAATAATCCACGGATTTTCGTCGCGGAAGCATGCCAGATATATAGCCGTCAACTGCGGTGCGATACCCGAAGGTACTATCGATTCGGAGCTTTTCGGGCATGAGAAAGGTGCCTTCACCGGCGCAGTCTCCACCCGCAAGGGCTATTTCGAGGAGGCTGACGGCGGTACTATTTTTCTTGACGAGGTGGCGGAGCTGCCATTGACCACCCAGGCTCGGCTTCTTCGCGTGCTTGAGAGCGGCGAGTTTATTAAGGTGGGATCGTCCACGGTGCAGAGGGCGAATGTGCGCATAGTCGCAGCCACTAATGTGGATATGGTGAGAGCTGTGTCGGAGGGACGTTTCAGGGAAGACCTCTATTACAGGCTTTCCACAGTGTCGATATCGATCCCTCCGTTGCGTGACAGGGGTGCCGATATCCCATTGCTGGCACGGAAATTTGCTGCTGATTTCGCAGAGCGTTACACTATGCCGCGCATCACGTTTGACGACACTGCCCGACAGCTGCTCATGGCATATCGTTGGCCGGGCAATGTGCGCCAGCTTAAGAATGTGGTGGAGCAGATGGCTCTTTTTCATGCCGGTGATAATATAGACTCTGCTATGTTGCGGACCTATCTTCCGGGCAACGGCGGAGCAGGGCTTGCTCCTGTTCACGTGGGAGCCGGTGATAATCCTCATGATTATGCGTTGGAGCGGGAGATGCTGTTGGGCATGATAGTAAGGCTCCAGCAGCAGATCGATTCGTTGAGAGAGAGGCTTGACCATACGTCGTCGGCTCACACTCCTTTTGTAGATACTGTGGAGACCCGCGATGCCGCATCTGCGCCGGTGCAGTCCTCCTCCATTGTGAAGTTTGAGCCGTTCTGCTCTCCTCTCAGGGTGCCTGCGCAGGAGCGTGTGCGGGATGTCGATGTGTCCGCGTCACCTACGACGCTTGAGGAGACCGAGCGTGAGACAATACGCCGCGCGCTCGAAAGAAACGGCGGTCGGCGCAAGGCGACGGCGGCGGAACTTAACATTTCTGAGCGCACCCTTTACCGTAAGATAAAGGAATACGGCATGGAATAGGGAGCTTGGCGGTTTAACGCTGTTCGCCTATACGTATGAAGCGGGCTCCGGTTATACTGTTGTTTTTGCTCAGGTACTCGCTTAGCGGTGTCGGATCGAGCACCACTTTCCCCAGTTTGGAGGATGCGTGAAGCAGATGCGGAACGCCGTCTTTTAACATCACTATGCCAATGTGTGTCACGTCGAGACCTTCGATTTTGGTTGTGAAAGCTATTATGTCCCCTTCCTTTATCCAGAAGGGGGCTTTTTTTGTCATTAATGCAGACCGGCGTATATAGGGGTATCGGTGTGAGCGGTATCCGACTTCGGAGTTCTTGATCCCTTCAAATGTGGCGTCGTCCTTCATTGCAGGGTAGGAGTCGCGGTGACGTGACATGTAGTCGATGGTCTTTATCTGATATTTTGCTCCGGGCAGGCGGTCGGTGATGTCGCGTAGATTTCCGCGGTGGGTGTTGTCAACGATCCAGTCGCTTATATAATGAAGCCTGGATGCGTATCCGTTGATCCGTCCCTGTCGGTAGCGCAGTTGCTCCAGATTGTATAGGAAATCCTGCCAGGAGTTTCTCCGTTCCTTGATTGTGAGCGCCATTGCCGATACTGTTTCCACGAAAGTTGTGCAGTCCATCTCATCGAGATTGACGGTGAGCATTTCCGGATCGCCCTCAAGAGTGCCTGCCACATATGGTGTGCCTTCAAATCGCATTCCGATATATGCCATCAATTCGTTTGGGGTCTTGTCGGCAAGGTTTGAGGCATCTATGAGGATGCGGTTGATTTTGGTGGTGTCGGCGGTCTCGTTGTGCCATCTCACTTCGCCTGGAAATGATGCGTAGGTGTTTCCGGTAAGGGCTGCTGATACGACAGCTATATATAATAAGGTGATGATACGTCTCATAGATTACAAATATTAGCACGTTTTCATTCCTCAAAGTTAGAAAGAATCCCTAATATCTGCAAATAATAATGTGTTTCCGCTGTTATGGTGGTTTGGTGTTTGTTCTTCGTGGAGAGGTGTGATGCCGGAGATTGTTGTGGGGGTCTCATTGGAAAAGATGATATTTTTTTCAGCTTGGATATATGTTTTTTTGATTGGGTTTTTGGGCTAAAAACAGTCCTGTAACACCGATTTGGGAATAAAGTTCGCCCTGATATGTTAAATAACTGTTAAAAGGGGTATAAAAATTTGGATGGGATGAGAAAAGGCTGTACCTTTGCATCGCTTTTCCGGGGAACGCCCCTGGTCAAGCGCGAGAACATTGAAAGAATTGCAACGATAGAAGTAGTACAAGAGACGGTCGCTGCCTAGCGGCGGCGATATGATTCTCCTGTCAATTTCCATCCCATACAAGAAGAAACGAAATAGACCGGCGTTAAGGGCAGACATGTCCGCTGGGCGACACGCACCGTCCTCCGGACGGGTGCGGTGAGAGGTTCGTCTCTCCGCGAAAGCAACAAACAACAACAAACAGTTTCTGTTGCTTGATTTCAACTGAAAAGAAGAAAATAAGACAATAGAAAACAGCGGAGAGTTTGATCCTGGCTCAGGATGAACGCTAGCGACAGGCTTAACACATGCAAGTCGAGGGGCAGCGGGGGAGCAGCAATGCTCCCGCCGGCGACCGGCGCACGGGTGAGTAACACGTATGGAACCTGCCCGCAGCAGGGGGATAAGCGGAAGAAATTCCGTCTAATACCGCGTAACACCGCAGAGGGGCATCCCTCGGCGGTTAAAGATTCATCGGCTGCGGATGGCCATGCGGCGCATTAGCTAGTCGGCGGGGTAACGGCCCACCGAGGCGACGATGCGTAGGGGTTCTGAGAGGAAGGTCCCCCACACTGGTACTGAGACACGGACCAGACTCCTACGGGAGGCAGCAGTGAGGAATATTGGTCAATGGCCGTAAGGCTGAACCAGCCAAGTCGCGTGAGGGAAGACGGCCCTACGGGTTGTAAACCTCTTTTGTCAGGGAGCAAGGGGCAGGTCGTGACCTGCTGTGAGAGTACCTGAAGAAAAAGCATCGGCTAACTCCGTGCCAGCAGCCGCGGTAATACGGAGGATGCGAGCGTTATCCGGATTTATTGGGTTTAAAGGGTGCGCAGGCGGAGGCACAAGTCAGCGGTAAAATCGCGGGGCTCAACCCCGCTCCGCCGTTGAAACTGTGTCCCTTGAGTGCGCGAAGGGTAGGCGGAATGCGTGGTGTAGCGGTGAAATGCATAGATATCACGCAGAACTCCGATCGCGAAGGCAGCCTACCGGCGCGCAACTGACGCTCATGCACGAAAGCGTGGGTATCGAACAGGATTAGATACCCTGGTAGTCCACGCAGTAAACGATGAATGCTATCTGTCCGGCCGGAATGACGGCTGGGTGGCACAGCGAAAGCGTTAAGCATTCCACCTGGGGAGTACGCCGGCAACGGTGAAACTCAAAGGAATTGACGGGGGCCCGCACAAGCGGAGGAACATGTGGTTTAATTCGATGATACGCGAGGAACCTTACCCGGGCTCAAACGACGCAGGGATGTCCGTGAAAGCGGACAGTCCTTCGGGACCTGTGTCGAGGTGCTGCATGGTTGTCGTCAGCTCGTGCCGTGAGGTGTCGGCTTAAGTGCCATAACGAGCGCAACCCCCATCTTCAGTTGCCATCAGGTTATGCTGGGCACTCTGGAGAGACTGCCGGCGCAAGCTGCGAGGAAGGCGGGGATGACGTCAAATCAGCACGGCCCTTACGTCCGGGGCGACACACGTGTTACAATGGCAGGTACAGCGGGAGGCCAGGCGGCGACGCCGAGCGGAACCCGAAAACCTGTCTCAGTTCGGATCGGAGTCTGCAACCCGACTCCGTGAAGCTGGATTCGCTAGTAATCGCGCATCAGCCATGGCGCGGTGAATACGTTCCCGGGCCTTGTACACACCGCCCGTCAAGCCATGGAAGCCGGGGGTGCCTGAAGTGTGCAACCGCAAGGAGCGCCCTAAGGTAAAACCGGTGACTGGGGCTAAGTCGTAACAAGGTAGCCGTACCGGAAGGTGCGGCTGGAACACCTCCTTTCTGGAGCGAGACGAGACGTCCGCTCTCACGGTCCGCCGCATAAGCGGCGTGGCTGCCCGCCGGGACCTATCTCGGACTTCGGGACATGGACAATACGACAGGGAGAACACGCCTCGACACACACTTCTACGCCACGTTGCAACCTCATACGATCCCCGCCCGCAGGCGGATTCACCCGAGTCCTTGCCATAAGGGATCAGGACAGTCCCTTAGCTCAGTTGGTTAGAGCGCTACACTGATAATGTAGAGGTCGGCAGTTCAACTCTGCCAGGGACTACTCAGAAGAGAGGACATTGACATACTGGAAGCGCGCATCAATTAAGATTGATGCGAAGCGAATCGAAAAACGAGTAACACAAATCAAAGAGCAAGCAACACTGCAACCCTGCTGACTGAAAAGAGATGCAGGAGAGGGTGTTCTACTGGAAAAACCGATTGGATTACTTACAGGTCATAAAGAAAGGAGAGAAGGGCACATGAAGGATGCCTAGGCTCTCGGAGGCGATGAAGGACGTGACAAGCTGCGAAAAGCCGCGGGAAGGAGCAAATATCCTGTGATCCGCGGATGTCCGAATGGGGCAACCCGGCGCGGGCGACCGCGTCACCATCCTTAAAGGATGGAGCGAACCCGGGGAACTGAAACATCTCAGTACCCGGAGGAAAAGAAAATAACCCAATGATTGCGCAAGTAGTGGCGAGCGAACGCGCAGGAGCCCAAACCGGCGGTGTCGAGGCACCGTCCGGGGTTGTAGGACCGCCAACGAATGGACATGACAAGCGTAGCCGAACCCACTGGAAAGTGGGGCCGCAGCGGGTGACAGCCCCGTAGGCGAAACGCGCGTGATGACAGAGGCGGCACCTGAGTAAGCCGGGACACGAGGAATCCTGGCCGAATCCGCGGGGACCATCCCGCAAGGCTAAATACTACCGAGAGACCGATAGCGAACCAGTACCGTGAGGGAAAGGTGAAAAGAACCTCGAACAGAGGAGTGAAACAGACCCTGAAATCATGTGCCTACAAGCGGTCGGAGCCCTTTCGTGGGGTGACGGCGTGCCTTTTGCATAATGAACCTACGAGTTGCCGGCGGCGGCGAGGCTAAGGGGCTCAGCCCCGGAGCCGGAGCGAAAGCGAGTCCGAAGAGGGCGTGCACAGTCACCGTCGGCAGACGCGAAACCAAGTGATCTACCCTTGGGCAGGATGAAGGTGAGGTAACACTCACTGGAGGTCCGAACCGGTAAGCGTTGAAAAGCTTTCGGATGACCTGAGGGTAGGAGTGAAAGGCCAATCAAACTTGGAGATAGCTCGTACTCCCCGAAATGCATTTAGGTGCAGCCTCGGGCTCAGTACCGTGGAGGTAGAGCGACTGATAGGATGCGAGGGCTTCACCGCCTATCAAGTCCTGACAAACTCCGAATGCCACGGCACGGTCCCCGGGAGTGAGGGCGCGGGTGCTAAGGTCCGCGTCCGAGAGAGGAACAACTCAGACCACCGTCTAAGGCCCCGAAATCCGGGCTAAGTTGAAGACAATAACGAGGTGGGACCGCAAGGACAGCTAGGATGTTGGCTTGGAAGCAGCCATTCATTTAAAGAGTGCGTAACAGCTCACTAGTCGAGTGGTCCCGCATGGATAATAATCGGGCATAAGCCCGGTGCCGAAGGCGTGGACCTGCCGAAGATTCGGCGGGTGGTAGGGGAGCATTCCGGTAGCCGCGGAAGGTTGGGCGCGAGCCTGGCTGGAGGCCCCGGAAAAGCAAATGTAGGTATAAGTAACGACAAGGGGAGCGAGAAACTCCCCCGCCGTAAGACCAAGGGTTTCTGATCAACGCTAATCGGATCAGAGTCAGTCGGGACCTAAGGCGCAGCCGCAAGGCGTAGCCGATGGAAGAAACGGTCAACATTCCGTTACTCGGTATGAGAGCGATGTGGAGACGGAGAAGTGACACTCCCGCGCGCTGACGGAATAGCGCGTTGAACCGCAAAGGTATACGCCGCCCAGGCAAATCCGGGCGGAGTGCCGAAGCGGGACAGTACGGCGAGCCCCCGGGCGAGCCGACAGCGGAGGTAACCATGCTCCCGAGAAAATCCGCTAAGCATATCCCATGCCGACC
The sequence above is drawn from the Duncaniella freteri genome and encodes:
- a CDS encoding N-acetylmuramoyl-L-alanine amidase-like domain-containing protein → MRRIITLLYIAVVSAALTGNTYASFPGEVRWHNETADTTKINRILIDASNLADKTPNELMAYIGMRFEGTPYVAGTLEGDPEMLTVNLDEMDCTTFVETVSAMALTIKERRNSWQDFLYNLEQLRYRQGRINGYASRLHYISDWIVDNTHRGNLRDITDRLPGAKYQIKTIDYMSRHRDSYPAMKDDATFEGIKNSEVGYRSHRYPYIRRSALMTKKAPFWIKEGDIIAFTTKIEGLDVTHIGIVMLKDGVPHLLHASSKLGKVVLDPTPLSEYLSKNNSITGARFIRIGEQR
- a CDS encoding aminotransferase class I/II-fold pyridoxal phosphate-dependent enzyme; this encodes MNLLQEKLSKYTAPQEAQAAGVYPYFRAISSEQDPEVIMNGKKVLMFGSNCYTGLVNDPRIKEAAIAATRKYGTGCAGSPFLNGTLDIHKELEAKLAEYTGKEDVMVYSTGFEVNLGVVSTLTGREDYILWDEQDHASIIEGHRLSFSQKLKYRHNDMESLEKQLKKCDPDKVKLIVSDSVFSMEGDVANVKEIVRLAKQYNASVMIDEAHGIGVFGPGGRGVCHEQGVADDVDLIMGTFSKSFASLGGFIATNKEITNFLRHHSRSYIFTASITPASTAAALKALEIMQAEPERQENLWKLTNHALDGFRQAGFEIGNTSTPIIPLFIRDDFKTFAITRDLLDEGIFVNPVVSPAVAPTDTLIRFSLMATHSVEQVDRALETITRTFKKHGVLK
- a CDS encoding sigma-54 interaction domain-containing protein — protein: MMELEHLDYPPQVVQAKQRFGIIGNSPALMESVARAVQVAPIDLSVLVTGESGSGKEFFPKIIHGFSSRKHARYIAVNCGAIPEGTIDSELFGHEKGAFTGAVSTRKGYFEEADGGTIFLDEVAELPLTTQARLLRVLESGEFIKVGSSTVQRANVRIVAATNVDMVRAVSEGRFREDLYYRLSTVSISIPPLRDRGADIPLLARKFAADFAERYTMPRITFDDTARQLLMAYRWPGNVRQLKNVVEQMALFHAGDNIDSAMLRTYLPGNGGAGLAPVHVGAGDNPHDYALEREMLLGMIVRLQQQIDSLRERLDHTSSAHTPFVDTVETRDAASAPVQSSSIVKFEPFCSPLRVPAQERVRDVDVSASPTTLEETERETIRRALERNGGRRKATAAELNISERTLYRKIKEYGME
- a CDS encoding YitT family protein; its protein translation is MVLSGKKLWMSARDYVMIVVAIFIFGFGFSAFILPEKVVIGGVTGVGTIAYLLTGKTYMIGLTQYAINLVLLGIAYFVVGKQFVVKTIFGATVISLVVTIMPPLFDGPLVPGQPFMNVCIGGIFTGIALGLVFVHNGSTGGTDIVAAIVAKRTNVTIGRTMLFVDFAIISSSFLLTHEIAKVLYGFVVLIITSYMVDLVINTNRQAVQFLIISPNWERIATAVNLHARRGVTVMDGMGWYTKHSVKILLIVCRKIESVTIFRIVKSIDPTAFISQANVNGVYGQGFDELKFKRDLKLQEQLERDSEEAARMS
- a CDS encoding lysophospholipid acyltransferase family protein translates to MENPNVSGQDAPVKRTVLDYDDIVKMAPFFKGKRWLVERVMKMLDIDKVNWIHDHNFDTPGPRFCRGLLNDLDIKLRIDNEQLLDNLPEGPFITVSNHPFGALDGITLIDIVGSRRPEYKVMVNMILNHITAMRPNFMAVDQAASDDPAKKAVSMRGIKEAMMQVRKGHPIGFFPAGAVGNYNRHLRFEDREWQPVVIRLIQQLGVPVIPIFFHGLNSWWFRALGVISWQLRTLRLPAEVFRRKGDTLHISVGDIITPEEIKAHSGSVSELGEWLKARTYELKKLK